One Paracoccus liaowanqingii genomic region harbors:
- a CDS encoding aldehyde dehydrogenase (NADP(+)), with the protein MTHTPHGDHLIAGEKIRSETRFSSAPAEGQAHEFSVGNPELVAQACAAAHAAFEEFSATTREERATLLDAIADEIEARADAITAIGSAETGLPTARLQGERGRTTGQLRLFADHIRKGDYLDRRHDVALPDRQPLPRPDLRMMQRPIGPVAVFGASNFPLAFSVAGGDTAAALAAGCPVVAKGHSAHPGTGEVVADAVVAAISRCGLNPGIFSLVQGGKRDVGEALVTDPRIKAVGFTGSLGGGRALYNLCASRPEPIPFFGELGSVNPMFVLPEAASARGDQIGQGWAASLTMGAGQFCTNPGIAVVIDGADADAFANAAKEALAGAAPQVMLTDGMAEAYRSGAARVGAGKGVRSLVTTTCEARQASPYLFEVSAEDWLENHDLAEEVFGPLGLIIRVRDAMQMEKVSRSFGGQLTTTLQMDDGDTVLARSLLPVLERMAGRVLANGFPTGVEVADSMVHGGPYPASTNFGATSVGTLSIRRFLRPVCYQNLPEALLPEDLH; encoded by the coding sequence ATGACCCATACCCCCCATGGCGACCATTTGATCGCCGGCGAGAAGATCCGAAGCGAGACCCGCTTTTCCTCGGCGCCCGCTGAAGGGCAAGCGCATGAGTTCTCGGTCGGCAATCCCGAACTGGTCGCGCAGGCATGTGCTGCCGCACATGCCGCCTTCGAGGAGTTCTCAGCCACCACGCGCGAAGAGCGGGCCACGCTGCTGGACGCCATCGCCGACGAGATCGAGGCCCGGGCGGACGCCATTACCGCAATCGGAAGCGCTGAGACCGGACTTCCGACGGCACGTTTGCAGGGCGAGCGGGGCCGCACCACCGGCCAGCTGCGCCTGTTTGCCGACCATATCCGCAAGGGCGATTATCTGGACCGCCGCCACGATGTGGCGCTGCCCGACCGCCAGCCGCTGCCCCGTCCCGATCTGAGGATGATGCAGCGACCCATCGGCCCGGTCGCGGTCTTTGGCGCCTCGAACTTTCCGCTGGCCTTCTCGGTTGCGGGTGGGGACACGGCCGCCGCACTCGCCGCCGGCTGCCCGGTCGTCGCCAAGGGCCACAGCGCCCATCCGGGCACCGGTGAGGTCGTGGCTGACGCCGTCGTCGCGGCCATTTCCCGCTGCGGTCTGAACCCCGGGATCTTCAGTCTGGTGCAAGGCGGCAAGCGGGATGTGGGCGAGGCGCTGGTCACCGATCCGCGCATCAAGGCCGTGGGCTTCACCGGATCCCTAGGTGGGGGCAGGGCGCTCTATAACCTCTGCGCCAGCCGCCCCGAGCCGATCCCGTTTTTCGGAGAGCTGGGCAGCGTGAACCCGATGTTCGTTCTGCCCGAGGCCGCTTCCGCGCGCGGGGACCAGATCGGCCAGGGCTGGGCCGCCAGCCTGACCATGGGCGCGGGCCAGTTCTGCACCAATCCGGGCATCGCCGTCGTGATCGATGGGGCCGACGCCGATGCCTTCGCCAACGCCGCAAAGGAGGCGCTGGCGGGCGCGGCTCCGCAGGTCATGCTGACCGACGGCATGGCAGAGGCGTATCGCAGCGGTGCCGCGCGCGTGGGGGCGGGCAAGGGCGTGCGCTCTCTTGTGACGACGACCTGTGAGGCCCGTCAGGCCTCGCCCTATCTCTTCGAGGTCTCGGCCGAGGACTGGCTGGAGAACCACGATCTGGCCGAAGAGGTTTTCGGACCGCTCGGTTTGATCATCCGTGTGCGCGACGCGATGCAAATGGAAAAGGTCTCTCGCAGCTTCGGGGGCCAGCTGACCACGACGCTGCAGATGGATGACGGCGACACCGTTCTGGCCCGCAGTCTCCTGCCGGTGCTGGAACGCATGGCCGGCCGCGTGCTGGCCAACGGTTTCCCGACCGGTGTCGAGGTGGCCGACAGTATGGTTCACGGCGGCCCTTATCCGGCCAGTACCAATTTTGGCGCCACCTCGGTCGGCACCCTCTCAATCCGGCGCTTCCTGCGTCCGGTTTGCTACCAGAATTTGCCTGAGGCTTTGTTGCCGGAAGATCTGCACTGA
- the araD gene encoding L-arabinonate dehydratase — protein MTQKTPADLRSARWFAPDDLRSFGHRSRMMQLGYSEADFMGRPIIGILNTWSELNSCHSHFRERAADVKRGVLQAGGLPVELPSLSVDESFNKPTSMLYRNLLAIETEEQIRAHPLDGVVLMGGCDKTTPGLVMGALTAGVPMIYLPAGPMLSGHYAGARLGSGSDAWKYWDERRAGNIGATEWQGLQGGIARSAGVCMTMGTASTMTAIADAMGLTLPGASSVPAVDSGHQRMAADCGRRIVDMVWEDLTPDRIVTAAAVRNAAIVAMATGCSTNAVVHLIAMARRAGVDLTLDDLDALGRETPLVANVRPSGKDYLMEDFFYAGGLRALMKQIEERLDLTALTVTGKTMGENLEGAVVHNDDVIRPLSNPVYHEGSLAVLRGNLCPDGAVIKPAACDAKYHIHEGPALVFDSYPEMKAAVDDDDLDVTPDTVMVLRNAGPLGGPGFPEWGMLPIPKALIRQGHRDMLRISDARMSGTSYGACVLHVAPEAYIGGPLALLKTGDIVRLDLPARRLDMLVPEEEIAARRVAWTPPKPHYERGYGWMFSQHVTQADKGCDFDFLERGFGPSAGEPEIF, from the coding sequence ATGACCCAGAAGACCCCCGCCGACCTGCGTTCCGCCCGCTGGTTCGCCCCCGACGACCTGCGCAGCTTCGGCCACCGGTCGCGGATGATGCAGCTGGGCTATTCCGAGGCCGATTTCATGGGTCGCCCGATCATCGGCATCCTGAACACCTGGTCCGAACTGAACAGCTGTCATTCGCATTTCCGCGAGCGCGCGGCGGATGTGAAGCGCGGCGTGCTGCAGGCGGGGGGTCTGCCGGTCGAGCTGCCCTCTCTGTCAGTAGATGAAAGCTTCAACAAGCCGACCTCGATGCTCTATCGCAATCTGCTGGCGATCGAGACCGAGGAACAGATCCGCGCCCATCCGCTGGACGGGGTGGTGCTGATGGGCGGCTGCGACAAGACCACGCCGGGGCTGGTCATGGGCGCGCTGACGGCGGGCGTACCGATGATCTATCTGCCCGCGGGCCCGATGCTGTCGGGCCATTATGCAGGGGCGCGTCTCGGGTCGGGCTCGGATGCGTGGAAATACTGGGACGAACGGCGCGCGGGCAATATCGGCGCCACCGAATGGCAGGGGCTGCAGGGCGGCATTGCGCGGTCCGCGGGCGTCTGCATGACCATGGGCACGGCCAGCACGATGACCGCCATTGCCGATGCGATGGGGCTGACCCTGCCCGGCGCCTCCTCGGTGCCGGCGGTCGATAGCGGCCATCAGCGCATGGCTGCCGATTGCGGGCGCCGCATCGTCGACATGGTGTGGGAGGATCTAACGCCGGACCGCATCGTCACCGCCGCCGCCGTCAGGAATGCCGCCATCGTGGCAATGGCCACGGGCTGTTCCACCAATGCCGTGGTCCACTTGATCGCCATGGCACGGCGCGCGGGCGTCGATCTGACGCTGGACGATCTGGACGCACTTGGCCGCGAGACACCTCTGGTCGCCAATGTCCGCCCTTCGGGCAAGGATTACCTGATGGAAGACTTCTTCTATGCGGGGGGCCTGCGCGCGCTGATGAAGCAGATCGAGGAGCGGCTGGACCTGACCGCCCTGACCGTCACTGGCAAGACCATGGGCGAGAACCTCGAGGGCGCCGTGGTCCACAACGACGATGTGATCCGGCCCCTGTCGAACCCGGTCTATCACGAGGGCTCGCTTGCGGTGCTGCGCGGCAATTTGTGCCCCGACGGTGCGGTCATCAAGCCCGCTGCCTGCGACGCGAAATACCACATCCACGAGGGCCCGGCGCTGGTCTTCGACAGCTATCCCGAGATGAAGGCGGCGGTGGATGACGACGATCTGGACGTGACGCCCGACACGGTGATGGTGCTGAGGAATGCCGGGCCCCTTGGCGGCCCCGGCTTTCCGGAATGGGGCATGCTGCCCATCCCCAAGGCGCTGATCCGGCAGGGCCACCGCGACATGCTGCGCATCTCGGATGCGCGCATGTCTGGCACTTCCTACGGCGCCTGCGTGCTGCATGTCGCCCCCGAGGCCTATATCGGCGGCCCGCTGGCATTGCTGAAGACCGGCGACATCGTGCGGCTGGATCTGCCCGCGCGGCGTCTGGACATGCTGGTTCCCGAGGAGGAGATCGCGGCCCGCCGCGTCGCCTGGACCCCGCCCAAGCCTCATTACGAACGTGGCTATGGCTGGATGTTCTCGCAACATGTGACGCAGGCCGACAAGGGCTGCGATTTCGATTTCCTCGAGCGTGGCTTCGGCCCCTCGGCAGGCGAGCCGGAGATCTTCTGA
- a CDS encoding alpha-glucosidase produces the protein MTRQAPWWLDRTVYQIYPRSFADADGDGVGDIPGIIGRLDHLADLGIGLIWLSPVYGSPMADNGYDISNYQDIAPDFGTLEDFDRLVAEADRRDIGIIMDLVVNHSSDQHPWFLAAKLDRASAYHDYYYWRDPAPDGGAPDDRRAYFGGPVWTYVPEVGRYVFTLFSPQQPDLNWQNPAVRDAIYTMMRWWLDRGVRGFRMDVIDLIGKDIDRDLIVEGPYLHGFLQEMHREVLAGRDVVTVGESWNVTRETALLYCGRDRKELDMVFQFQHIVAGWDAKHGKWRPQPLDLVAFKKVWTDWQQALEGDGWNSLFLNNHDLPRSVSRYGDTEKWRDRSAKALATAIHLMRGTPFVFQGEEIGMTNAGFTRITHYRDIELINMHRETREQGLPEHQFLEGAAVTARDNARTPMQWDASPGAGFTTGDPWIAINPNNATINVAAQCDDPMSVLAHYRHLIALRKQHDVIVRGRFVPWLEDHPQIWAYTREWEHQRLSVLCNISSQPAHAEIPPGLAGGQTCLICTVHPREAIPAGPIVLDPWEAVVTLGDIT, from the coding sequence ATGACCCGACAGGCGCCGTGGTGGCTGGACCGCACCGTATATCAGATCTATCCGCGCAGCTTCGCCGATGCCGACGGCGACGGAGTGGGCGATATCCCGGGCATCATCGGGCGCTTGGATCATCTGGCGGACCTGGGCATCGGCCTGATCTGGCTGTCGCCGGTCTATGGCTCGCCGATGGCCGACAACGGCTATGACATCTCGAATTACCAGGATATCGCGCCGGATTTCGGCACCTTGGAGGACTTCGACCGGCTGGTCGCCGAAGCGGATCGGCGCGACATCGGCATCATCATGGATCTGGTGGTCAACCACAGTTCTGACCAGCATCCGTGGTTCCTGGCGGCCAAGCTGGACCGCGCATCCGCCTATCACGATTATTACTACTGGCGCGATCCCGCGCCGGATGGTGGCGCCCCCGATGATCGACGCGCCTATTTCGGTGGTCCGGTCTGGACCTACGTTCCGGAAGTCGGACGCTATGTCTTCACCCTCTTTTCGCCACAGCAGCCGGATCTGAACTGGCAGAACCCCGCGGTGCGCGATGCGATCTACACCATGATGCGGTGGTGGCTGGACCGGGGCGTGCGCGGCTTCCGCATGGATGTCATCGACCTCATCGGCAAGGATATCGACCGCGACCTGATCGTCGAGGGGCCCTATCTGCACGGGTTCCTGCAGGAGATGCACCGTGAGGTTCTGGCAGGGCGCGATGTCGTGACGGTCGGCGAAAGCTGGAACGTGACCCGGGAGACGGCATTGCTGTACTGCGGACGCGACCGAAAGGAGCTGGACATGGTGTTCCAGTTCCAGCACATCGTCGCGGGCTGGGACGCCAAGCACGGCAAGTGGCGCCCGCAGCCGCTTGATCTGGTGGCCTTCAAGAAGGTCTGGACGGACTGGCAGCAGGCTTTGGAGGGGGACGGCTGGAACTCGCTGTTCCTGAACAATCACGACCTGCCGCGCTCCGTCTCTCGCTATGGTGACACGGAAAAGTGGCGGGACCGGTCTGCCAAAGCCCTCGCCACGGCCATCCACCTGATGCGCGGGACGCCCTTCGTCTTCCAGGGCGAAGAGATCGGTATGACGAATGCGGGGTTCACCCGGATCACCCATTACCGCGACATCGAACTGATCAACATGCATCGCGAAACGCGGGAACAGGGCCTGCCCGAGCATCAGTTTCTGGAGGGCGCCGCCGTCACCGCGCGGGACAATGCGCGCACGCCAATGCAGTGGGACGCGTCGCCGGGTGCAGGGTTCACCACGGGCGACCCATGGATCGCAATCAACCCGAACAACGCCACGATCAATGTCGCGGCGCAATGCGATGATCCAATGTCGGTCCTAGCGCATTATCGACACCTCATCGCCTTGCGCAAGCAACACGACGTGATCGTGCGGGGCCGTTTCGTGCCTTGGCTGGAGGATCACCCGCAGATCTGGGCCTATACCCGCGAATGGGAACACCAGCGGCTGTCGGTCCTGTGCAACATCTCGTCCCAGCCAGCTCACGCAGAGATCCCGCCAGGCCTCGCCGGCGGCCAGACATGCCTGATCTGCACCGTGCACCCACGCGAGGCAATTCCGGCCGGCCCTATCGTTCTCGACCCATGGGAGGCGGTCGTGACTCTGGGCGACATCACTTGA
- a CDS encoding tripartite tricarboxylate transporter permease, with translation MFDLLIQGFAAVLSPQIFALMVAGTVVGIIFGAVPGLTAVMAIALCLPMTYGLGPAAGISLLIALFVGATSGGLISAILLKIPGTPSSIATTFEGGPMMEKGEGAKALGVGIVFSFLGTIASIAALAFIAPSLARIALTFGPHEYFAIAVFSLTLIATLSSGSMAKGIFAGVLGFAVSTVGIAPVDATTRFTFGQVELNAGFSILTVLVGMFAVAEIIKVAETSRSQIAGTAPMIVKIKGFGFTMAEFLGQIPNATRSALIGIGIGILPGIGAGTSNIIAYIAAKKRSKTPEKFGTGTIEGIVAPETANNAGIGAAMIPLLTLGIPGDAVTAIMLGGLMIHGIQPGPMLFITQAPLVYTIFAALIVSAFLMLVLEFWGLRIFIKLLAIPKHILLPVILVLCAVGAFGLASRIFDIWTILAFGVLGFAFVKAGIPTAPFIIGFILGPMAETSFRRGLQLSRGDYTGFLTNPISGVFLVLAVLSILWQLYGEYRMSRRPDADNPLKLGGEE, from the coding sequence ATGTTCGATCTTCTGATCCAGGGCTTCGCGGCCGTCCTGTCGCCGCAGATCTTCGCGCTGATGGTTGCGGGCACCGTGGTGGGCATCATCTTCGGGGCCGTGCCCGGCCTGACGGCCGTCATGGCCATCGCGCTGTGCCTGCCCATGACCTATGGGCTGGGGCCGGCTGCCGGCATCAGCCTGCTGATCGCACTCTTCGTGGGCGCGACATCCGGTGGTCTGATCTCGGCCATCCTTTTGAAGATCCCCGGTACTCCGTCGTCGATCGCCACAACCTTTGAGGGCGGCCCGATGATGGAAAAGGGCGAGGGTGCCAAAGCGCTTGGCGTGGGCATCGTGTTCTCGTTTCTGGGCACCATTGCCTCGATCGCCGCGCTGGCCTTCATTGCGCCGTCACTGGCGCGGATCGCGCTGACCTTCGGGCCGCATGAATACTTCGCCATTGCGGTGTTTTCGCTGACCCTGATCGCCACGCTGTCCTCGGGCTCGATGGCCAAAGGGATCTTTGCAGGCGTGCTGGGATTTGCGGTGTCCACCGTAGGCATCGCCCCGGTCGATGCGACGACCCGGTTCACCTTTGGACAAGTCGAGCTGAACGCAGGCTTTTCCATCCTGACCGTGCTGGTGGGCATGTTCGCCGTGGCCGAGATCATCAAGGTGGCCGAGACCTCGCGCAGCCAGATCGCCGGGACCGCGCCGATGATCGTCAAGATCAAGGGCTTCGGCTTCACGATGGCCGAATTTCTGGGCCAGATCCCCAATGCCACACGCTCGGCCCTGATCGGCATCGGCATCGGCATCCTGCCGGGCATCGGGGCGGGCACGTCGAACATCATCGCCTATATCGCGGCCAAGAAGCGGTCCAAGACCCCCGAGAAGTTCGGCACCGGCACCATCGAGGGCATCGTGGCCCCCGAGACCGCGAACAACGCCGGCATCGGCGCCGCGATGATCCCGCTGCTGACGCTTGGCATTCCGGGCGACGCGGTCACCGCGATCATGCTGGGCGGGCTGATGATCCACGGCATCCAGCCGGGACCGATGCTGTTCATCACGCAGGCGCCGCTCGTCTATACGATCTTCGCGGCGCTGATCGTTTCGGCCTTCCTGATGCTGGTGCTGGAATTCTGGGGCCTGCGCATCTTCATCAAGCTGCTGGCCATCCCCAAGCATATCCTGTTGCCGGTCATTCTGGTCCTGTGCGCGGTCGGCGCCTTCGGCCTGGCCAGCCGCATCTTCGACATCTGGACGATCCTGGCCTTTGGCGTGCTTGGCTTCGCCTTCGTCAAGGCGGGCATTCCGACAGCGCCCTTCATCATTGGCTTTATCCTTGGCCCGATGGCGGAAACCAGCTTCCGCCGCGGGCTGCAACTGTCGCGCGGCGACTACACGGGGTTTCTGACCAACCCGATCTCGGGGGTCTTCCTCGTGCTCGCGGTGCTGTCGATCCTCTGGCAGCTCTATGGCGAGTACCGCATGTCGCGGCGTCCGGATGCCGACAATCCCCTGAAACTCGGCGGTGAAGAATGA
- a CDS encoding dihydrodipicolinate synthase family protein — MMTLDQALTGISGILVTPYDAAGDVAPARLAPLLDRALAAGLHMPVVNGNTGEFYALTTDEACTMVREVAGLIDGRAPLLAGVGRGLRDAQRLARASADAGAAALMIHQPPDPFVAPRGVVDYLHAMSDASGGLPMMIYLRNDAIGTRAIADLCAVPGVRGVKWATPNPQKLAEARAACDPSIVWVGGLAEVWAPTFYAVGARGFTSGLINVWPEHSVAIHAALEAGDYHAANALIDRMRVFEDIRAQEMNGTNVTGVKAALIAQGHDCGPTRAPSAWPLTAGQQSDLDGFLAANHLI; from the coding sequence ATGATGACGCTGGATCAGGCCCTGACAGGCATCTCGGGCATCCTCGTGACGCCCTATGACGCGGCGGGCGATGTCGCGCCCGCGCGGCTGGCGCCCCTTCTGGACCGCGCCCTAGCGGCGGGCCTGCACATGCCGGTCGTGAACGGCAATACGGGCGAATTCTACGCCCTGACCACGGACGAGGCCTGCACGATGGTCCGGGAGGTCGCCGGGCTGATCGACGGTCGCGCGCCGCTGCTGGCAGGCGTGGGTCGGGGCTTGCGCGATGCGCAGCGGCTGGCACGCGCCTCGGCCGATGCGGGGGCTGCGGCGCTGATGATCCATCAGCCGCCCGATCCCTTCGTGGCCCCGCGCGGCGTGGTGGATTACCTGCATGCCATGTCGGACGCCTCGGGCGGGCTGCCTATGATGATCTATCTGCGCAACGATGCCATCGGCACCCGCGCCATCGCCGATCTCTGCGCCGTGCCCGGCGTGCGCGGCGTGAAATGGGCCACGCCGAACCCGCAGAAGCTGGCCGAGGCCCGCGCCGCCTGCGATCCGTCGATTGTCTGGGTCGGCGGGCTGGCCGAGGTCTGGGCGCCGACCTTCTATGCGGTGGGCGCGCGGGGCTTCACCTCGGGGCTGATCAATGTCTGGCCCGAACATTCCGTGGCCATCCATGCGGCCTTAGAGGCCGGCGACTATCACGCCGCCAATGCCCTGATCGACCGCATGCGTGTCTTCGAAGACATCCGCGCGCAGGAAATGAACGGCACCAATGTCACCGGCGTCAAGGCCGCGTTGATCGCGCAGGGCCATGATTGCGGCCCCACCCGGGCCCCCTCGGCCTGGCCCCTGACGGCCGGGCAGCAATCCGATTTGGATGGCTTTCTGGCCGCCAATCACCTGATTTGA
- a CDS encoding tripartite tricarboxylate transporter TctB family protein, giving the protein MRLKDVIVGAAMTGAGIAYLRMAGNLPEREGVDAATVPGMLAWMMIALGLIEMVGAWRRQPSPTARTGREGIVTVMLTLLLIAGFIAALRPLGFPLATALYLFLQFLVLTPRETRPPVPLYAGLAVASAAVIFMTFRFGFDLLLPAGPLVAWLN; this is encoded by the coding sequence ATGCGGCTCAAGGATGTGATCGTGGGCGCCGCGATGACCGGCGCGGGCATCGCCTATCTGCGCATGGCGGGCAACCTGCCTGAACGCGAGGGGGTCGATGCGGCCACCGTGCCGGGCATGCTGGCCTGGATGATGATTGCGCTCGGGCTGATCGAGATGGTCGGAGCGTGGCGGCGCCAGCCTTCCCCGACCGCGCGAACCGGGCGCGAGGGGATCGTGACCGTCATGCTGACCCTGCTGCTGATCGCGGGGTTCATCGCCGCGCTGCGGCCTTTGGGCTTTCCGCTGGCCACGGCGCTTTACCTGTTCCTGCAGTTCCTGGTCCTGACGCCGCGCGAAACCCGTCCTCCGGTGCCGCTCTATGCAGGGCTGGCCGTTGCCTCTGCCGCGGTGATCTTCATGACCTTCCGCTTCGGCTTTGACCTTTTGTTGCCCGCCGGCCCGCTGGTCGCGTGGCTGAACTGA
- a CDS encoding ribonuclease activity regulator RraA, whose amino-acid sequence MSDYILSDDTRDKLKKVSTASVATALFKRGLRNQFVQGVLPVERKPVTMVGQAFTLRYIPAREDRNPLTVFRDRDHKQRVAVETCPPGHVLVMDARKDARAATAGSILITRLALRGAAGVVSDGGVRDATGIGALDMPAYFARPSAPTNLTLHEAIDINVPISCGDAPVFPGDVMLGDGDGVMVIPAHLADEIADECSGMESFEDFVLEQVNNGAAIIGLYPATDEANLTKYAEWRERTGR is encoded by the coding sequence ATGAGCGATTACATCCTCTCTGACGACACCCGTGACAAGCTGAAGAAGGTGTCGACAGCCTCGGTCGCGACGGCCCTGTTCAAGCGGGGCTTGCGCAATCAGTTCGTGCAAGGCGTCCTGCCGGTCGAACGCAAGCCTGTCACCATGGTCGGTCAGGCCTTTACCCTGCGCTATATTCCGGCGCGCGAGGACCGCAATCCGCTGACCGTCTTTCGCGACCGCGATCACAAGCAGCGCGTAGCGGTTGAGACCTGCCCGCCGGGCCATGTGCTGGTCATGGATGCCCGCAAGGATGCCCGCGCTGCCACTGCGGGGTCGATCCTGATCACCCGATTGGCCCTGCGCGGCGCGGCCGGGGTCGTCTCGGACGGCGGCGTGCGCGATGCGACGGGCATCGGCGCGCTGGACATGCCGGCCTATTTCGCCCGCCCCTCGGCGCCGACGAACCTCACCCTGCACGAGGCCATCGATATTAACGTGCCGATCAGCTGCGGCGACGCACCGGTCTTTCCGGGAGACGTGATGCTGGGCGATGGCGACGGGGTGATGGTGATCCCCGCCCATCTGGCGGACGAGATCGCGGACGAGTGCAGCGGAATGGAGTCCTTCGAGGACTTTGTGCTGGAGCAGGTGAACAACGGCGCGGCGATCATCGGTCTCTATCCGGCGACGGATGAGGCAAATCTGACGAAATACGCCGAATGGCGTGAACGGACAGGACGTTGA
- a CDS encoding NCS1 family nucleobase:cation symporter-1 — protein MHNATPEAQPLPSDHNTLSPVSPHEKTWGWFAIFNVWANDVQSLFGYSLVASLFISYGVSGWTAFAALIAAGLLVMFLVNLSGAAGEKYGIPYPVFARASMGIKGARLPALLRAIVAVFWYGVQVYFASTALALLIKSLTGVTDGAPIMGLSSIDWISFLLVWIFHILIFWRGMGWVETFLNIAGPFVYLVMIGLVIVLWNRSDGQLLAQTQTIFSNPEGTWGTEIAGFIAIVGTMVAYFAAVMINFSDFARFARNKRAMTLGNLTGLPLNMILFSALALLTTAGAAVVYGEALINPTEIVERTDSVVLAIVAAITFFAATVGINLVANFIPAVNGIANLAPTRIGFRTAGMITSVFALVIGGFWTSFISQVGIDGFVNTLGATLAPLYGILIVDYYLVRKQQLNLGDLYRTDGGLYHYGNGWNDNALVAFGVAAIFSVAAVWMPFLSQLSGYAWLIGAILGGVIYLARTRTPQ, from the coding sequence ATGCATAATGCCACGCCTGAAGCACAGCCACTTCCTTCAGACCACAATACTTTAAGTCCGGTTTCGCCTCACGAAAAGACCTGGGGCTGGTTCGCCATATTTAACGTATGGGCAAATGACGTGCAGTCGTTGTTCGGCTACAGCCTAGTCGCATCCCTATTTATTTCATATGGCGTCAGCGGGTGGACAGCCTTCGCGGCCCTGATTGCCGCCGGCTTATTGGTTATGTTTCTGGTAAATCTATCCGGGGCTGCAGGCGAAAAATACGGCATACCATATCCCGTATTTGCTCGTGCCAGCATGGGGATAAAAGGTGCTCGACTACCTGCGTTACTTCGCGCGATTGTGGCAGTTTTCTGGTACGGTGTGCAGGTCTATTTTGCTTCCACCGCTCTGGCCCTGCTAATAAAGTCGTTGACCGGAGTAACGGACGGTGCGCCGATCATGGGGTTAAGCAGCATCGACTGGATATCGTTCCTCTTGGTATGGATCTTTCACATTCTCATCTTCTGGCGAGGCATGGGCTGGGTTGAGACATTCCTAAACATCGCTGGACCCTTCGTCTATCTGGTGATGATCGGTCTTGTCATCGTGCTTTGGAACCGGTCGGACGGACAACTACTTGCGCAGACCCAAACCATTTTCTCGAACCCCGAGGGAACATGGGGGACAGAGATCGCGGGGTTTATCGCCATCGTCGGCACAATGGTAGCCTACTTTGCAGCGGTGATGATCAATTTTAGCGATTTTGCGCGCTTTGCTCGGAACAAGCGGGCGATGACCTTGGGCAACCTGACCGGGCTGCCCCTGAACATGATCCTGTTTTCCGCCCTTGCACTGCTCACAACGGCAGGCGCTGCGGTTGTCTATGGAGAGGCTCTAATCAATCCGACCGAGATCGTCGAGCGCACCGACAGTGTCGTCCTAGCAATCGTCGCAGCAATCACGTTCTTTGCCGCCACCGTCGGGATCAATCTTGTCGCAAACTTCATTCCCGCAGTGAACGGTATCGCGAACCTGGCCCCCACGCGCATCGGCTTCAGAACTGCCGGAATGATCACATCCGTCTTCGCCTTAGTCATCGGTGGATTCTGGACCAGCTTTATCAGCCAAGTCGGCATCGACGGTTTCGTTAACACGCTTGGGGCAACTTTGGCGCCTCTTTACGGGATCCTGATCGTCGACTATTATCTAGTTCGAAAGCAACAGCTGAACCTAGGCGACCTTTACCGCACTGACGGCGGGCTTTATCATTATGGCAACGGCTGGAACGACAATGCGCTGGTCGCATTTGGGGTTGCCGCGATCTTCTCGGTAGCAGCGGTCTGGATGCCGTTTCTAAGCCAGCTTTCCGGCTACGCGTGGCTTATTGGTGCGATCCTTGGGGGGGTTATCTATTTAGCGCGGACCCGAACCCCACAGTAG